The Maniola jurtina chromosome 1, ilManJurt1.1, whole genome shotgun sequence genome has a window encoding:
- the LOC123867484 gene encoding neural-cadherin-like isoform X1, which produces MANSPDVGLLAASLLRLIIVTKFIRIGIADKNDNPPYFDKELYEAEVDENEDIQHTVLTVTAKDHDESSRIRYEITSGNIGGAFAVKNMTGAIYVAGALDYETRKRYELKLAASDNLKENYTTVVIHVKDVNDNPPVFERPTYRTQITEEDDRNLPKRVLQVTATDGDKDRQQNIVYFLTGQGIDPDNPSNSKFDINRTTGEIFVLKPLDRDQPNGRPQWRFTVFAQDEGGEGLVGYADVQVNLKDINDNSPIFPQGVYFGNVTENGTAGMVVMTMTAIDYDDPAESNNAKLWYSIEKNVIEEETGSPIFEIEPETGVIKTAVCCLDRERTPDYSIQIVASDGGGLKGTGTASIRVKDINDMPPQFTKDEWFTEVDETDGTNLPEMPILTVTVHDEDETNKFQYKVIENSGYGADKFTMVRNNDGTGSLKIVQPLDYEDQLQSNGFRFRIQVNDKGEDNDNDKYHVAYSWVVVKLRDINDNKPQFERANIEVSVYENAEVGKSLETFKATDPDQGGKSKVSYAIDRSSDRKRQFSINQEGTVSIQRSLDREDTPRHQVKILAIDDGVPPRTATATLTVIVQDINDNAPTFLKDYRPVLTEHITPKKVAEILATDDDDRSKSNGPPFQFRLDPGADDIIRASFKVEQDQKGANGDGMAIVSSLRSFDREQQKEYLIPIIIKDHGNPAMTGTSTLTVVIGDVNDNKMQPGSKEILMYSYQGQSPDTEIGRVYVYDLDDWDLPDKKFFWETTEHPNFTLNEETGMIQMKQKTREGRYHLKFKVYDRKHTQTDVPANVTVYVKEISHEAIISSGSIRISGISDEDFIRVWNYKTLSVSRSKLDIFKDKLADLLNTERENIDIFSVQLRKKHPPVTDIRFSAHGAHYYKPIRLNGIVLMHREEIERAVGINITMVGIDECIYENQMCEGSCTNELDISNVPYMVNANKTALVGVRVDVVPQCTCGARNFTQPETCRTSPCYNGGRCIEGKYGLTCSCPPGYTGPRCQQTSRSFKGTGWAWYPSLEMCDSSHLSFEFITRKSEGVLLYNGPIVPPEPEEIVVSDFISLELERGNPRLLIDFGSGTLELRVKTKKSLDDGEWHRLDIFWDTENVRMIVDFCRSADIQEMEDGTPPEFDDSTCQATGTIPPFNEYLNVNAPLQIGGLYIEHFDPTHYHWQYMPIGKGFDGCIRNLIHNSKLYDLAHPGLSRNSVAGCPQTEEICNQADTTSRCWEHGNCVGSFSEARCQCQPGWTGPACNLPTTPTSFRPQSYVKFALSFEPDRFSTQIQLRFRTREPHGELFRVSDQHNREYGILEVKDSHLHFRFNLNSLRTEERDVWLNSVAVDDGQWHIARVSRYGSAATLEIDGGEGRRYNETFTFDGHQWLLVDKQEGVYAGGKAEYTGVRTFEVYADFQKGCLDDIRLEGKHLPLPPAMNGTQWGQATMARNLDRNCPSNNPCVNVHCTEPFVCVDLWNEYECTCPGGSTRAAGTCVNVNECLNYPCLNGGTCVDREPARRYDCICPFGYTGHDCELELLASGIIMPSRDFIIAIIVCLFLLLVLVLVFVVYNRRREAHIKYPGPDDDVRENIINYDDEGGGEDDMTAFDITPLQIPIGGPLPDHVPSKLPYPLMGVGLGVGPMGVGVAPAVGVALPGETNVGMFIEEHKRRADSDPNAPPFDDLRNYAYEGGGSTAGSLSSLASGTDDEVHDYDYLGAWGPRFDKLADLYGPDLDEQL; this is translated from the exons CATCGCGTATTCGATACGAGATCACGAGCGGGAACATAGGGGGTGCGTTCGCAGTCAAGAACATGACTGGCGCCATCTACGTGGCGGGAGCGCTCGACTATGAAACGAGGAAACGG TACGAACTGAAGTTGGCTGCATCGGACAACCTTAAAGAGAACTACACGACCGTTGTGATTCACGTGAAGGACGTGAACGATAATCCCCCCGTGTTCGAGAGACCCACATATCGAACCCAAATCACCGAGGAAGACGACCGCAATCTTCCCAAGCGGGTGCTACAG GTGACTGCAACTGACGGTGATAAAGATAGACAACAAAACATCGTTTATTTCCTAACTGGTCAAGGTATTGACCCTGACAATCCTTCAAACAGCAAATTTGATATCAATCGGACAACGGGagaaatatttgttttgaag CCCTTAGACCGTGATCAACCCAATGGAAGGCCACAATGGAGATTCACAGTGTTTGCTCAAGATGAAGGAGGTGAAGGGCTTGTAGGTTATGCTGATGTGCAAGTGAATCTGAAAGACATCAACGATAACTCTCCGATTTTCCCGCAAGGTGTTTACTTTGGCAATGTAACTGAAAATGGAACGGCAGGCATGGTTGTAATGACAATGACTGCAATAGACTATGATGATCCTGCTGAAAGTAATAATGCTAAACTATGGTATTCTattgaaaaaaatgtaatagAAGAAGAAACAGGGTCACCAATTTTCGAAATAGAACCAGAAACTGGTGTTATCAAAACAGCTGTTTGTTGTTTAGATCGTGAAAGAACACCAGATTATTCGATACAAATAGTAGCGTCAGATGGTGGGGGGCTAAAAGGGACTGGAACGGCTTCCATCAGAGTCAAAGATATAAATGATATGCCGCCACAGTTTACCAAAGACGAATGGTTTACGGAAGTTGATGAAACAGATGGGACTAATTTACCTGAAATGCCCATTCTGACAGTAACTGTTCATGATGAAGATGAAACTAATAAATTCCAGTACAAAGTCATAGAGAATAGTGGTTATGGTGCCGACAAATTTACTATGGTTAGAAACAACGATGGTACTGGTTCTCTAAAAATTGTACAGCCATTAGACTATGAGGACCAGCTACAAAGTAATGGTTTTAGATTTAGAATACAAGTTAACGATAAAGGTGAAGACAACGATAATGATAAATATCACGTAGCTTATTCATGGGTAGTAGTTAAACTAAGAGATATAAATGACaataaaccacaatttgaacgGGCAAATATTGAAGTATCAGTCTATGAAAATGCTGAAGTTGGTAAAAGTCTTGAAACATTTAAAGCAACTGATCCAGATCAAGGTGGTAAAAGTAAAGTTTCATATGCTATTGATAGATCGTCAGATAGAAAACGGCAATTTTCTATAAATCAAGAGGGAACTGTCAGTATTCAGAGATCTTTAGACAGAGAGGACACTCCGAGGCACCAAGTGAAAATTCTAGCCATTGATGATGGCGTCCCACCAAGAACAGCAACAGCTACTTTAACTGTTATAGTGCAGGATATTAATGATAATGCACCTACATTCTTAAAAGATTATAGACCAGTTTTAACTGAACACATAACACCCAAAAAAGTTGCAGAAATATTAGCCACCGACGATGATGATAGATCAAAAAGTAACGGCCCTCCATTCCAGTTCAGACTTGACCCAGGTGCCGATGATATAATAAGAGCTTCATTTAAAGTTGAACAAGATCAAAAGGGTGCTAATGGGGATGGAATGGCAATCGTCTCATCTCTTCGCTCATTTGATAGGGAACAACAAAAAGAGTATCTTATtcctataataattaaagatCATGGTAATCCAGCGATGACTGGTACAAGCACTTTGACTGTTGTGATCGgagatgttaatgataataagaTGCAGCCAGGATCTAAGGAAATTCTTATGTACAGTTATCAAGGACAGTCACCAGATACTGAAATTGGAAGAGTTTACGTCTATGACTTAGATGATTGGGATTTACCTGACAAAAAGTTTTTCTGGGAAACGACAGAACATCCAAATTTCACCCTGAATGAAGAAACTGGTATGAtacaaatgaaacaaaaaacgAGAGAAGGTCGATACCATCTAAAGTTTAAAGTATACGATAGAAAACATACACAAACTGATGTACCGGCTAACGTTACTGTGTATGTTAAAGAAATATCTCACGAAGCTATTATAAGTTCTGGTTCCATACGAATATCTGGAATATCAGATGAAGATTTTATTCGAGTTTGGAATTATAAAACTCTTAGTGTATCTAGAAGTAAACTTgatatatttaaagataaaCTGGCAGACTTACTCAATACTGAAAGAGAAAATATCGATATATTTAGCGTCCAACTAAGAAAGAAACACCCACCCGTAACCGATATACGTTTTTCAGCCCATGGTGCACATTACTATAAACCAATCCGGTTAAACGGCATAGTTCTTATGCATCGAGAAGAAATAGAGCGGGCTGTAGGAATAAATATCACGATGGTTGGCATTGACGAatgtatttatgaaaatcaaatgTGTGAAGGGTCTTGCACAaatgaacttgacattagcAATGTACCTTACATGGTTAATGCCAATAAAACAGCCCTCGTTGGAGTAAGAGTCGATGTTGTCCCGCAGTGTACATGCGGAGCTAGAAACTTTACTCAGCCAGAAACATGTCGCACCTCACCTTGTTATAATGGAGGAAGGTGCATAGAAGGTAAATATGGTCTTACATGCTCATGCCCTCCAGGTTATACAGGACCGCGATGTCAGCAAACATCTAGAAGCTTCAAAGGCACTGGTTGGGCTTGGTATCCATCACTAGAGATGTGTGATAGTTCCCACTTAAGTTTTGAGTTTATAACAAGGAAATCGGAAGGAGTGTTACTTTATAATGGACCAATAGTACCGCCTGAACCGGAAGAAATAGTAGTTTCAGATTTCATTTCGCTTGAATTAGAAAGGGGCAACCCACGATTGTTGATTGATTTTGGTTCCGGAACGTTAGAGCTTAGAGTAAAAACCAAAAAGTCATTAGATGATGGTGAGTGGCATCGATTAGATATATTTTGGGATACTGAAAATGTCAGAATGATTGTAGATTTCTGTAGATCAGCGGATATCCAAGAAATGGAAGATGGCACACCACCTGAATTCGATGATTCCACGTGTCAAGCCACGGGCACAATACCTCCATTTAATGAATATTTGAATGTCAATGCACCTTTGCAAATTGGAGGATTATACATAGAGCATTTTGATCCTACGCATTATCACTGGCAGTACATGCCTATTGGGAAAGGTTTTGATGGATGCATAAGAAATTTAATACACAACAGTAAATTGTACGACTTAGCTCATCCTGGACTATCACGAAATTCTGTGGCTGGCTGCCCTCAAACTGAAGAAATTTGTAATCAAGCAGATACTACATCCAGATGCTGGGAACATGGAAATTGTGTAGGTAGTTTTTCAGAAGCACGATGTCAGTGTCAACCGGGATGGACTGGGCCTGCGTGTAATCTACCTACTACTCCTACTAGTTTTAGACCTCAAAGCTACGTAAAATTCGCCTTAAGCTTTGAACCTGATCGATTTAGTACTCAAATCCAACTGCGGTTCAGGACTCGTGAACCTCATGGAGAACTGTTTAGGGTAAGCGATCAGCATAATCGCGAATATGGGATTTTAGAGGTGAAAGATTCCCATTTACACTTTCGCTTTAATTTGAATTCCCTACGAACAGAAGAACGTGATGTTTGGCTTAATTCTGTAGCAGTTGACGATGGCCAGTGGCATATAGCACGCGTGAGTAGATATGGTAGCGCGGCAACCCTAGAAATTGACGGTGGCGAGGGACGAAGATACAATGAAACCTTTACTTTTGATGGTCATCAGTGGTTATTAGTTGACAAACAGGAAGGTGTATATGCTGGAGGCAAAGCTGAATATACAGGCGTTAGAACATTTGAAGTATATGCTGATTTCCAGAAAGGTTGCTTAGATGACATTCGATTAGAAGGAAAGCACCTGCCTCTGCCACCTGCTATGAATGGAACACAGTGGGGACAAGCGACTATGGCAAGGAATTTAGATCGGAATTGTCCATCAAACAATCCATGTGTGAATGTTCACTGTACCGAGCCGTTCGTATGTGTTGACCTCTGGAATGAATATGAATGCAC GTGTCCGGGTGGATCGACACGTGCCGCGGGGACGTGTGTCAACGTGAACGAGTGCCTGAACTACCCTTGCCTCAACGGAGGCACGTGCGTGGACCGCGAGCCGGCGCGACGCTACGACTGCATCTGCCCCTTCGGCTATACCGGGCACGATTGCGAGCTCGAGCTGCTCGCCTCCGGCATCATCATGCCGTCCAGAGATTTCATTATTGCTATCATTGTCTGTTTGTTTTTGCTTCTAG TTCTTGTGTTGGTATTTGTGGTATACAACCGCCGGCGAGAAGCCCACATCAAATATCCTGGCCCCGATGATGACGTccgtgaaaatattataaactatgaCGACGAGGGCGGTGGTGAGGACGACATGACGGCTTTTGACATAACGCCTCTTCAGATACCGATCGGTGGACCCCTACCTGATCATGTGCCGTCAAAATTACCAT aTCCATTAATGGGAGTCGGGCTTGGCGT
- the LOC123867484 gene encoding neural-cadherin-like isoform X2: MVDPLKIFWVLTNSTYLVTKFIRIGIADKNDNPPYFDKELYEAEVDENEDIQHTVLTVTAKDHDESSRIRYEITSGNIGGAFAVKNMTGAIYVAGALDYETRKRYELKLAASDNLKENYTTVVIHVKDVNDNPPVFERPTYRTQITEEDDRNLPKRVLQVTATDGDKDRQQNIVYFLTGQGIDPDNPSNSKFDINRTTGEIFVLKPLDRDQPNGRPQWRFTVFAQDEGGEGLVGYADVQVNLKDINDNSPIFPQGVYFGNVTENGTAGMVVMTMTAIDYDDPAESNNAKLWYSIEKNVIEEETGSPIFEIEPETGVIKTAVCCLDRERTPDYSIQIVASDGGGLKGTGTASIRVKDINDMPPQFTKDEWFTEVDETDGTNLPEMPILTVTVHDEDETNKFQYKVIENSGYGADKFTMVRNNDGTGSLKIVQPLDYEDQLQSNGFRFRIQVNDKGEDNDNDKYHVAYSWVVVKLRDINDNKPQFERANIEVSVYENAEVGKSLETFKATDPDQGGKSKVSYAIDRSSDRKRQFSINQEGTVSIQRSLDREDTPRHQVKILAIDDGVPPRTATATLTVIVQDINDNAPTFLKDYRPVLTEHITPKKVAEILATDDDDRSKSNGPPFQFRLDPGADDIIRASFKVEQDQKGANGDGMAIVSSLRSFDREQQKEYLIPIIIKDHGNPAMTGTSTLTVVIGDVNDNKMQPGSKEILMYSYQGQSPDTEIGRVYVYDLDDWDLPDKKFFWETTEHPNFTLNEETGMIQMKQKTREGRYHLKFKVYDRKHTQTDVPANVTVYVKEISHEAIISSGSIRISGISDEDFIRVWNYKTLSVSRSKLDIFKDKLADLLNTERENIDIFSVQLRKKHPPVTDIRFSAHGAHYYKPIRLNGIVLMHREEIERAVGINITMVGIDECIYENQMCEGSCTNELDISNVPYMVNANKTALVGVRVDVVPQCTCGARNFTQPETCRTSPCYNGGRCIEGKYGLTCSCPPGYTGPRCQQTSRSFKGTGWAWYPSLEMCDSSHLSFEFITRKSEGVLLYNGPIVPPEPEEIVVSDFISLELERGNPRLLIDFGSGTLELRVKTKKSLDDGEWHRLDIFWDTENVRMIVDFCRSADIQEMEDGTPPEFDDSTCQATGTIPPFNEYLNVNAPLQIGGLYIEHFDPTHYHWQYMPIGKGFDGCIRNLIHNSKLYDLAHPGLSRNSVAGCPQTEEICNQADTTSRCWEHGNCVGSFSEARCQCQPGWTGPACNLPTTPTSFRPQSYVKFALSFEPDRFSTQIQLRFRTREPHGELFRVSDQHNREYGILEVKDSHLHFRFNLNSLRTEERDVWLNSVAVDDGQWHIARVSRYGSAATLEIDGGEGRRYNETFTFDGHQWLLVDKQEGVYAGGKAEYTGVRTFEVYADFQKGCLDDIRLEGKHLPLPPAMNGTQWGQATMARNLDRNCPSNNPCVNVHCTEPFVCVDLWNEYECTCPGGSTRAAGTCVNVNECLNYPCLNGGTCVDREPARRYDCICPFGYTGHDCELELLASGIIMPSRDFIIAIIVCLFLLLVLVLVFVVYNRRREAHIKYPGPDDDVRENIINYDDEGGGEDDMTAFDITPLQIPIGGPLPDHVPSKLPYPLMGVGLGVGPMGVGVAPAVGVALPGETNVGMFIEEHKRRADSDPNAPPFDDLRNYAYEGGGSTAGSLSSLASGTDDEVHDYDYLGAWGPRFDKLADLYGPDLDEQL; the protein is encoded by the exons CATCGCGTATTCGATACGAGATCACGAGCGGGAACATAGGGGGTGCGTTCGCAGTCAAGAACATGACTGGCGCCATCTACGTGGCGGGAGCGCTCGACTATGAAACGAGGAAACGG TACGAACTGAAGTTGGCTGCATCGGACAACCTTAAAGAGAACTACACGACCGTTGTGATTCACGTGAAGGACGTGAACGATAATCCCCCCGTGTTCGAGAGACCCACATATCGAACCCAAATCACCGAGGAAGACGACCGCAATCTTCCCAAGCGGGTGCTACAG GTGACTGCAACTGACGGTGATAAAGATAGACAACAAAACATCGTTTATTTCCTAACTGGTCAAGGTATTGACCCTGACAATCCTTCAAACAGCAAATTTGATATCAATCGGACAACGGGagaaatatttgttttgaag CCCTTAGACCGTGATCAACCCAATGGAAGGCCACAATGGAGATTCACAGTGTTTGCTCAAGATGAAGGAGGTGAAGGGCTTGTAGGTTATGCTGATGTGCAAGTGAATCTGAAAGACATCAACGATAACTCTCCGATTTTCCCGCAAGGTGTTTACTTTGGCAATGTAACTGAAAATGGAACGGCAGGCATGGTTGTAATGACAATGACTGCAATAGACTATGATGATCCTGCTGAAAGTAATAATGCTAAACTATGGTATTCTattgaaaaaaatgtaatagAAGAAGAAACAGGGTCACCAATTTTCGAAATAGAACCAGAAACTGGTGTTATCAAAACAGCTGTTTGTTGTTTAGATCGTGAAAGAACACCAGATTATTCGATACAAATAGTAGCGTCAGATGGTGGGGGGCTAAAAGGGACTGGAACGGCTTCCATCAGAGTCAAAGATATAAATGATATGCCGCCACAGTTTACCAAAGACGAATGGTTTACGGAAGTTGATGAAACAGATGGGACTAATTTACCTGAAATGCCCATTCTGACAGTAACTGTTCATGATGAAGATGAAACTAATAAATTCCAGTACAAAGTCATAGAGAATAGTGGTTATGGTGCCGACAAATTTACTATGGTTAGAAACAACGATGGTACTGGTTCTCTAAAAATTGTACAGCCATTAGACTATGAGGACCAGCTACAAAGTAATGGTTTTAGATTTAGAATACAAGTTAACGATAAAGGTGAAGACAACGATAATGATAAATATCACGTAGCTTATTCATGGGTAGTAGTTAAACTAAGAGATATAAATGACaataaaccacaatttgaacgGGCAAATATTGAAGTATCAGTCTATGAAAATGCTGAAGTTGGTAAAAGTCTTGAAACATTTAAAGCAACTGATCCAGATCAAGGTGGTAAAAGTAAAGTTTCATATGCTATTGATAGATCGTCAGATAGAAAACGGCAATTTTCTATAAATCAAGAGGGAACTGTCAGTATTCAGAGATCTTTAGACAGAGAGGACACTCCGAGGCACCAAGTGAAAATTCTAGCCATTGATGATGGCGTCCCACCAAGAACAGCAACAGCTACTTTAACTGTTATAGTGCAGGATATTAATGATAATGCACCTACATTCTTAAAAGATTATAGACCAGTTTTAACTGAACACATAACACCCAAAAAAGTTGCAGAAATATTAGCCACCGACGATGATGATAGATCAAAAAGTAACGGCCCTCCATTCCAGTTCAGACTTGACCCAGGTGCCGATGATATAATAAGAGCTTCATTTAAAGTTGAACAAGATCAAAAGGGTGCTAATGGGGATGGAATGGCAATCGTCTCATCTCTTCGCTCATTTGATAGGGAACAACAAAAAGAGTATCTTATtcctataataattaaagatCATGGTAATCCAGCGATGACTGGTACAAGCACTTTGACTGTTGTGATCGgagatgttaatgataataagaTGCAGCCAGGATCTAAGGAAATTCTTATGTACAGTTATCAAGGACAGTCACCAGATACTGAAATTGGAAGAGTTTACGTCTATGACTTAGATGATTGGGATTTACCTGACAAAAAGTTTTTCTGGGAAACGACAGAACATCCAAATTTCACCCTGAATGAAGAAACTGGTATGAtacaaatgaaacaaaaaacgAGAGAAGGTCGATACCATCTAAAGTTTAAAGTATACGATAGAAAACATACACAAACTGATGTACCGGCTAACGTTACTGTGTATGTTAAAGAAATATCTCACGAAGCTATTATAAGTTCTGGTTCCATACGAATATCTGGAATATCAGATGAAGATTTTATTCGAGTTTGGAATTATAAAACTCTTAGTGTATCTAGAAGTAAACTTgatatatttaaagataaaCTGGCAGACTTACTCAATACTGAAAGAGAAAATATCGATATATTTAGCGTCCAACTAAGAAAGAAACACCCACCCGTAACCGATATACGTTTTTCAGCCCATGGTGCACATTACTATAAACCAATCCGGTTAAACGGCATAGTTCTTATGCATCGAGAAGAAATAGAGCGGGCTGTAGGAATAAATATCACGATGGTTGGCATTGACGAatgtatttatgaaaatcaaatgTGTGAAGGGTCTTGCACAaatgaacttgacattagcAATGTACCTTACATGGTTAATGCCAATAAAACAGCCCTCGTTGGAGTAAGAGTCGATGTTGTCCCGCAGTGTACATGCGGAGCTAGAAACTTTACTCAGCCAGAAACATGTCGCACCTCACCTTGTTATAATGGAGGAAGGTGCATAGAAGGTAAATATGGTCTTACATGCTCATGCCCTCCAGGTTATACAGGACCGCGATGTCAGCAAACATCTAGAAGCTTCAAAGGCACTGGTTGGGCTTGGTATCCATCACTAGAGATGTGTGATAGTTCCCACTTAAGTTTTGAGTTTATAACAAGGAAATCGGAAGGAGTGTTACTTTATAATGGACCAATAGTACCGCCTGAACCGGAAGAAATAGTAGTTTCAGATTTCATTTCGCTTGAATTAGAAAGGGGCAACCCACGATTGTTGATTGATTTTGGTTCCGGAACGTTAGAGCTTAGAGTAAAAACCAAAAAGTCATTAGATGATGGTGAGTGGCATCGATTAGATATATTTTGGGATACTGAAAATGTCAGAATGATTGTAGATTTCTGTAGATCAGCGGATATCCAAGAAATGGAAGATGGCACACCACCTGAATTCGATGATTCCACGTGTCAAGCCACGGGCACAATACCTCCATTTAATGAATATTTGAATGTCAATGCACCTTTGCAAATTGGAGGATTATACATAGAGCATTTTGATCCTACGCATTATCACTGGCAGTACATGCCTATTGGGAAAGGTTTTGATGGATGCATAAGAAATTTAATACACAACAGTAAATTGTACGACTTAGCTCATCCTGGACTATCACGAAATTCTGTGGCTGGCTGCCCTCAAACTGAAGAAATTTGTAATCAAGCAGATACTACATCCAGATGCTGGGAACATGGAAATTGTGTAGGTAGTTTTTCAGAAGCACGATGTCAGTGTCAACCGGGATGGACTGGGCCTGCGTGTAATCTACCTACTACTCCTACTAGTTTTAGACCTCAAAGCTACGTAAAATTCGCCTTAAGCTTTGAACCTGATCGATTTAGTACTCAAATCCAACTGCGGTTCAGGACTCGTGAACCTCATGGAGAACTGTTTAGGGTAAGCGATCAGCATAATCGCGAATATGGGATTTTAGAGGTGAAAGATTCCCATTTACACTTTCGCTTTAATTTGAATTCCCTACGAACAGAAGAACGTGATGTTTGGCTTAATTCTGTAGCAGTTGACGATGGCCAGTGGCATATAGCACGCGTGAGTAGATATGGTAGCGCGGCAACCCTAGAAATTGACGGTGGCGAGGGACGAAGATACAATGAAACCTTTACTTTTGATGGTCATCAGTGGTTATTAGTTGACAAACAGGAAGGTGTATATGCTGGAGGCAAAGCTGAATATACAGGCGTTAGAACATTTGAAGTATATGCTGATTTCCAGAAAGGTTGCTTAGATGACATTCGATTAGAAGGAAAGCACCTGCCTCTGCCACCTGCTATGAATGGAACACAGTGGGGACAAGCGACTATGGCAAGGAATTTAGATCGGAATTGTCCATCAAACAATCCATGTGTGAATGTTCACTGTACCGAGCCGTTCGTATGTGTTGACCTCTGGAATGAATATGAATGCAC GTGTCCGGGTGGATCGACACGTGCCGCGGGGACGTGTGTCAACGTGAACGAGTGCCTGAACTACCCTTGCCTCAACGGAGGCACGTGCGTGGACCGCGAGCCGGCGCGACGCTACGACTGCATCTGCCCCTTCGGCTATACCGGGCACGATTGCGAGCTCGAGCTGCTCGCCTCCGGCATCATCATGCCGTCCAGAGATTTCATTATTGCTATCATTGTCTGTTTGTTTTTGCTTCTAG TTCTTGTGTTGGTATTTGTGGTATACAACCGCCGGCGAGAAGCCCACATCAAATATCCTGGCCCCGATGATGACGTccgtgaaaatattataaactatgaCGACGAGGGCGGTGGTGAGGACGACATGACGGCTTTTGACATAACGCCTCTTCAGATACCGATCGGTGGACCCCTACCTGATCATGTGCCGTCAAAATTACCAT aTCCATTAATGGGAGTCGGGCTTGGCGT